AGAGGAAACAATTAGAAATGTAAAACCTACTGCTGGAAATAGACCAAATACATTAAAATATGATGGTAAAGACGTTACTGTAATTACTAACACAAAAGGTGATGTTATTACGGTAATTCCAAAGTGAGTGAGGGGTGTTTGCATGGCAATTAAATACAATGAATATTTAATGCTGGAATTATTCAATAGTGAACCAATAATAATTGATAGAGAAGCTGAAATTTACAAATATCAAATGCAAGGTTTCCTAGGATTAGAATTAGCATTTTCTTTCTCGGTTTATGACCAATATGTAACAATAAGATTGGACCACAACCAACTCCAAAATCCATTATATGACATTGAAATACAAAATGTAGAGGAAATTAGGGTAGAGAAATCAAAACTAATAGTACTAAAGCAACAAAGTAAAGAGCCAGTAATCGAACTTAATATTACACCTAACTTTATGCTTGATTTAAGTATCTAACTAATAATAGGTCACGAGGATATTTTAGTTCTCGTGACCAATATTTTTTTGTAGACACAGTACCGAATAACTTACTCTTTATATTATAAAAAGTGTGATGAATAAAGGTGGCGGTGTTCTTCAACTATTACCATTATCTAATGTTTAATTTTAGATAGAACTAAGGGTACGGGTGAAGTTTCGAAGAAGGGTGCAAATAGATTTTTATATAATTTCGGGCTACCTAGTGCCGAATGGACCTTAATCCTGCAGAGTAGAAAGTGAGAATTTATACATGGTATATACGGCTCTTGTTAAAAGACTAGACCCACAAAGAGGGGGAGGATTCTTTAAGGCGGCAGAATATTTTTCATTTGTCTTTGGCGATAAAGCCACTCTCTACTATTTTTGTTCATAGTAATCGAAGGGAGTTTCAATGAGATTCTGTAATTAGGACAATGTTGGGATGGAGAATCAATTTTATGAAGAATGGATGGGTGAAAACAATGACTTTCAAAAAGAAGGTGCCTCTAAAAGAAAGTAGGATTGATACAATAGCTTTCCTTCTGATTTTGATGGGAGCCCTATGCAGTGTCGTACCTGACGGATCTTGGCTTTTATTTGGTTTGAACATGACTATTGCCATCATTGCATGCATCACTTCTTTTATTTTGTGGAAATTTAATCGCAATGACAGCGTAAGGTATTTCTCCTTGAATGCTTATGTAATGCTGGTAGCGTTGTCGCTTTATTTTGCCATCCCTTTATTTAGGGTGTTTACCGGAACCATCGTCTTTTGGGCGGGTTTGCTGGTCATTATCATTATGGCATTGGTCCCTTATCTTTTTGCTGAAAACATTGCTTATGGAGTAAAGAACCCAACACGAACAGCTTTGGGACGAGTATATATGGTGACGGTTCCTCTCATAATTACGTTTGGTTCCATCTTATTCACTAATGTGAGGGCCAGTGGTCACCCGAGTGCTGTGCCAATAGCGATTTTCCTTTATGTTGGGGCCTTATTCTTCCTGTTTATTGCTCCTATTCTTCTGATTACTCCTGAGAGGATGGAGGAATTAGAGAAGTGAAGTAACAGTTGAGTCTGAAATATCTACACTACCAAAAAACTGAACTTAAAAGGATAACAGGTTAATAGCTTATTCAAGCTTGAAAGCACATTTCAAGCTTTTTATTGATGGTTTTTCTTTAGTTATATTAATAATAGATACCCCTCTATGGCTTCCAAATAGTTCTTCCCCAACTCCCACTAGATAATAGGATGCATACAAACCCCTCAATCATTAAATTTCCACCAACAAGTTTCAAAACCCACCCCTGTGGTAAATAAGATATGAGTTATTACCAAAAAATTGAAAAAGTAATACATAAGTCTCATTTCTAACTATTTTTGACATCACATTCAATTGTGAACCGTATATAGGTCTATTGAAAAGAAATGAAGGGACCTATTATACAATCATCACCGCTCAAAGGAGAGAAAACTATGAAAAAGTTATTTACACTGTTGATTAGCTGTTCACTGATAGGGATGGTCGGGTGTTCGGGAGAAGAGATAACAAAGAAAGACCCGAAAGAAACATCCTCAGAGGAGGCAAAAAAGCCAAAAGGAAAAGAAGAAGTGGATTTCCCTGAGGCTCCGACTGACCCCGAAGAAATCGTCAAGCAGCCATATGGAGAGAAGATGCAGGATGTTGTGATGAAGGTGAAAAGTGGGGACGAAGCGGACATTGATAAAGTGGAAGACATCATGAAAGATTTCCCTGCTGAGGGGCTTAGTGTAGAGGAAATGTTTAACGGGGTGGTTAATTGGTTTGCCCTGGATTATTCGGAGCCCTATCAGGCATTGAAAAATTATGAGCCGGATTTCGGTAAATACGATATTGAAAAAAAGAATGATAAACGAAAGAATGTCGTCATACTCATTGACTCAAGCGGAAGTATGGCAGCAAAGGTAAGTGGCGGCCAGAAAATGGAACTTGCTAAAGAGGCTGTCAGTAAATTCGCGGCCGGTTTTCCAGAAGATGCTACGATCTCTCTTAGAGTCTATGGGCATAAAGGAACGGGGGCAGATGAAGATAAAAAAACATCCTGCTCCAGCGATGAACTGGTCTACGAACCCAATGCATATGATCAGTCCTCCTTTGAAAAAGCATTGACTCAGTTTAAGCCGAGCGGATGGACGCCGCTGGGGGCTTCGTTGAAGTCCTCCTACGAAGAACTCCGATTTGAACGCCCAAGTCAATATTATTGGATTTGATGTCGATGACAAAGGCCAGGAGCAGTTGAAGGCAGCGGCAGAGGCCGGAAAGGGTCAATACTTTACTGTAGGTAATAAAGTAGAGCTCGAGAAGTCACTACAGGAATTGCTGGATAATGCCGTTCAGCAGATCGAAGAGAATTTCACTAAAGCAAGCAACGGAATCGAGATCAATTACAAATCCGTCGAGCTCCAACAACAGGTGGATGACCTGGGCCGAACATTTGATGAACTTTCATCAGAGGAACGGACGATCTTTAACAAGGCCATCTTATCACTTCAGAATCAGGAGAAAATTGACCGGGATAAAGCGATGGAAATAGAAGATTTAGCAGATGAAAGACTTCAAGCATTGGAAGCTTTTGCGGAGGAACTGGAAAATGAGGCAAGGGAGAAAGTAAAGAATAAGAGGGAGAGTCTGTTTAAAGCGATGGAGTGAACGGGACATGATGAAGATGAATGAAAATGGAAGGGGCATTAAAACATGAATATGATCGATGCTAAAAAAAGAGTCAAAACTATGGGAATTGTGGCTGCTGTATTATTAGGGGGCCAGGTATTCTTCCTACTGGCAATTGTGACCCTGGGACAATCCTTTTTACCTGGATTAGATCGAATCTGGAAGTAGCGATCTAGAAGGGCAGGTTCCTTCAGGAAATACAAACATCAAGATTGAAGGAACAGGAAATTTACTCTTTTGGGTTTATTATTAAATGATAGAAAAGGAGGATTTGCAATTTGGATACTCAAATATTACCAGATAAAGCGAAAAAACATAAAAAGTTATTTGAGCAGGTATTTATTAACCCTTATGGCTACGAAGTTAATGGTAGTAAATATTTTTTGACTCTATACAAAAAAAGTAAAAAAACAACAGGATACTCCATTATTACTTCTGAGCAATTTAATAACGAGGATGCTATGGAAGCCTTTGAACATTTAATAATTTATACGATATTTGTTAACAATTTCTTCTCAATTGGTGAGAAAAGAGCCCGAATAAGTGCAGATTACTTTTTTATTCCTGCAAAAAAAATTGATCAATATCTTCAAGTCCATGGAATGGATGAGATTTTAAAGAAGGGTAAAAATATTTTAATTGAGTATGGGGATTTACAAGAAGAATTTAAAAATATAGCAAATGAATATACGCACTACTATGACACTACTATCCTAGGTAGGAATGAAATTAGTAAGGACGACATAAAACAACTGCTAACAGTGTTATCTCATCTCAATAGAATTCAATATTTACAAGGGAAAAAATTTATTGAATCATATAATGAGCTTAAATTGTTAGAAAAGGAAATGAAGGAAACGAATATTTCTAAAAGTATTCCTCCAGATAATCTAAAGTTCTTAACAGAATTATTAAGTAGCAAAAAGGATACTGAGATAACTTTAAGGGACCTAGATGTAGAGAAAGAAATAGAGCACTTAGAAGTAAATGAGCAAATTAAGATATTAGTGAGCGAATTTAAGAAGGCTGGGTATGAAAAAATGCCACGCTACAAACAAGACCTGCGTTATCCAAAACTTTGAAAAGAGACCGCTTGGGTTAACCAAGCATATACTATATCTTGCTTGAAAGGGAGAAGGAAATGAACCTGTCCACTCTAAAAATAGAAGCAAATAGACATAAAAAGTTTTTAGAAAATAAAGCGTTAATGAATCCTTATAGTTATAGAGTTAATAACGTTGACTATTTTTTGGTCGTCTACAAACGCAATGAAAAGTTTAAAGGTTATGCTGTCATAGCTGAGAAGGAATTTTGCGTTAATGATGCAAAGGCGGCTTTCGAGAAGTTGATTATATACAATGTGTTTGTAAATAGATTCTTTGAGATAGAAGAGGCAAAAATGAAACTATCTCCCGACTCATTTGGAAATATAGCTGTTATCTTAGAACAATTCCTTGAAACAAATAACAATAGCGTTCTTTTAGTTGGTAAGGATATTATAAGAAAGCTTGAACAATTGTTAACCAGTCTACAGAATGTAATCAAAGATTATTCCCATTATTACGATTGTAAAATACTTGAAGATAATGAAATTGATGACGATGAAATAGAAAAACTTTGGAGAACCCTTGCCCATATAAATAGAGAGCAATATCTTCAAGGAAGAGAATTAATAGAGAAATTCGATGAGTTAAGAAACATGTTTAATGAGATGAAAATACATGGTTTAGATAAAGAACTGTCACAATATGATTCTACAGTGTTGAAAGAATTGACCAAAAGCATTAAAGATACAGAGAGGACCATTAAGTCTTTAAATATTGAAAAAGAAATTGCCCCTTTACCAGTAGAAGAGCAAGTGAAAATGTTAATTGAAGAGTTTAAAAAGGTAGCGAGAGAAAAGTTGCCCATTTACAAGCAAGACTTGCGTTATCCTAAGTAACCTTGCTAGAAAGAAATGATGGAAGTGCCAAGTATGTGAAGAGGGGCGGATTTAAAAGGTCATATATCATTAATGACTGTACAAATTTAGATTCAGCCTAGTTATTGCTAAATTACTTCCTTCTATAAAGAATGTGAATTTTAATCAAGCGTTGTTTGTCCAAACCCAACCCTAAACCCTCGATATCCCACCCAATATTGGTTAAAATAGATAAGACACATCATGATCAACAAATGGCTATAGCTTAAAGGAGAGAAATACATGACGAACTATGCAGATGATAGTTTAGCGTTGCATACAGATTTGTATCAGATAAATATGACGAAGGCGTATTGGGATGATGATTTCCATAATCGAAAGGCTGTTTTTGAAGTGTTCTTTCGAAAGCTGCCTTTTGGCAATGGATATGCGGTGTTTGCGGGGCTTGAAAGGATCATTGAATATGTGAAAAACTTTCATTTTTCCGAGAGTGATATTGAGTATTTGCGTGAATTGGGGTATGAGGAGGCATTTCTGGCTTACTTGGCTGATCTTCGTTTCACTGGGACGATTCGATCGATGAAGGAAGGGGAAATTGCCTTTGGGAATGTTCCGCTTGTTCGGGTGGAGGCACCTCTTGCCCAAGCGCAACTTTTGGAGACGGCGATTTTGAACATTGTGAACTACCAGACGCTGATTGCGACAAAGGCGAACCGGATCAAGCAGGTGGTGCAGGATGAGGTTGTGATGGAGTTCGGAACAAGGCGTGCCCACGAGCTGGATGCGGCGATCTGGGGGACCCGTGCTGCGTATATCGGCGGTTTCGATGCAACGAGTAATGTCCGGGCTGGAAAGTTGTTCGGGATGCCTGTTTCAGGTACTCATGCCCATTCGATGGTTCAGGCGTATCGGGATGAGTATCAAGCGTTTCATAAATATGCCGAGAGCCATAGGGATTGTGTGTTCTTAGTGGATACCTATGATACGTTGAAATCTGGTGTGCCGACGGCAATTCAGGTGGCGAAGGAGCTTGGTGACAAGATTAATTTCAAGGGGATCCGCCTTGATAGTGGAGATATGGCGTACCAGTCGAAGAAGGCCCGTAAGATGCTTGATGAGGCAGGCTTCACGGAAACGAAGATCATCGCTTCGAACGATCTTGATGAATACACGATCCTGAATCTGAAAGCGCAGGGAGCGAAGATTGATGTATGGGGTGTCGGGACGAAGTTGATCACCGCCTATGATCAGCCGGCATTGGGTGCTGTATATAAGCTTGTGTCCATCGAAAACGAAGCCGGAGAGATGGAGGATACGATTAAAATATCGAGCAATGCCGAGAAAGTTTCGACTCCCGGGATGAAAAAGGTTTATCGGATCGTCAATACGGTTAATCATAAATCAGAGGGTGAATACATCGCGTTGGAGCATGAAGAGCCTCAGCGTCAGGAACGGTTGAAGATGTTCCATCCCGTTCATACGTATATCAGCAAATTCGTCACGAATTTTGAAGCGAGGGAGCTTCATGTGGATGTATTCAAAGAAGGAAAACTTGTCTTTGAAGCACCTCCGTTGGAAGAAATGAGATCGTTCGTCAATGAAAATCTCGGGTTGCTTTGGGATGAGTACAAGCGGTCGATGAATCCGGAAGAATATCCGGTCGATTTAAGTGAAGAGTGTTGGAACAACAAGATGAACCTGATTCAGCAAGTGAATGCTGAAGTGAAAGAAAAGCATAGCGGAAATTGGTAAGTTTGCCTGTGATTGGGTAATATAAAAAGATATACTGTGATGTAATATAACCTAACATGGAGTGTGAAAACATGGATTCTCTTCAAAAACAAATTGTAGAAGAAATGATGGTATCGCCTGAAATCAATCCCCAGGAGGAAATCCGCCGCAGCGTCGACTTTATGAAGGCTTACCTTAAGAAGCATTCATTTATGAAAAGCCTGGTCCTTGGGATCTCAGGCGGCCAGGATTCCACTTTGCTCGGAAAACTTGCACAGACGGCAATTGATGAGTTAAACAAAGAAACTGGCTCGTCTGATTATGCTTTCTACGCAGTAAGATTGCCGTACGGGGAACAGGGAGATGCCCAGGATGCCATCGATGCGGTGGAGTTCATCAACCCAACTGTATCCCTGACGGTGAATATCCAGCCTGCAGTCGATGCGAGCGTTGAGACATTGAGTAAAAGCGGGATCGAGCTGTCCGACTTTGTGAAAGGGAATGAAAAGGCCCGCGAACGGATGAAGGTGCAATTCGCCATCGCCGCTATGAAAAACGGCGTGGTACTCGGTACCGATCACTCTGCTGAAGCGGTCACCGGTTTTTACACCAAGTATGGTGATGGAGCGGCAGACCTTGTGCCCCTTTTCCGCCTGAATAAACGTCAAGGAAAGCAGCTGTTGATGGAGCTTGGCTGTCCGGAACACCTGTACAACAAGAAACCGACAGCGGACCTTGAAGAAGATCGTCCTCAGCTTCCTGATGAAGAAGCCCTCGGCGTCACATACGATCAGCTCGATGATTATCTGGAAGGGAAAGAAGTGCCTGCTGATGTGGGGAAAACGATCGAAGGCCACTATCTGAAGACGCAGCATAAACGTCATCTGCCGGTTACGGTGTTTGATGATTTTTGGAAATAAACACAATCTGGTTGATCTGCTTAGAGGTAGATCAACCTTTTTTTTTGAAGATGGTCAAATAAAGCTTAAGGAGAGAGTGTGAAATGATTGAAATGCAGGGTGGGGAAGACTTGCGGTATACGAACCAGCTGCCAGATTATGCTCTGAGGTTTCATAGAGGTTTAATCACCGTGTTTGGCGTCGCGTCCTTGGGGTTGCTTTGGTTAGTCTTCTATTTTTTAGTCTTGGATTTTATACCCGTTTTGGCAGGCTTGATGTTCTTTGTGTTTGCCTTATTGGCATTTTTGACAAAGTTTTGTTATAACAATTTAAAGCTTTATACGAACCTGACAATCGTTAAGCATCTCAATCATGAAGGTTATTATTTTTATTATAGAAATGAAAAAACAAAAGAAGAAATAGAAGAGCTCATTACATACGAGCAGATGGACCAAGTCATTATCGGCCATACGTTGAGATATATCCCGAACACGAGCACTGCCGTAAAGAGCCTTCGCATCATTGGGGCGAGGATCATCATTGTTTGGGAGAATGAAGGCGAAATGGATTTTCGGATTTTCGATATTGAAGTACAGGATCAGCTTGATGGTTGGATCGACAGACTTCGTCTCCATGATATCCCACTATACATGACCGAAAAAGATATAGGGAGTGTACCAGGAGATGAATATGTAAAGAAGTTCCTGGGGGAAGGAAGAGACCTGAAAGAATTATCAACTCCATTCACGGTCGGTGGAAGAACAACGGAGAAGCTGGAAAAATATTAATCTTTCTCAACATCTTTTGTGGGGTAGGGATTCCAGGGTGAGACAAAAGTTAATAGATCATGGAAAATCCGGATGATGATTCGACACCCTTTGGTGAAGATCGAATGCATTCGGATTTTTATGGTTTATACCTATTAAAGGAATCAAGGTTTCAAATTGTGATCACTCCTGATGAAAAAGCTTGTAGGTTAGATGTCAATAGGCGCCAGCGACGATTTCCCCCCCTCCCAATTTCCTATTCACCCACTATATTTTTCCCAAATAATAGAGGATTTTCGACTTTTTAAACGAAAGTAGTAATAGTTAAAGTCGATTTGAATCATTCAGGAGGGGTACGATGTCACACGAAATGGTAAATCCGAAGTTACAAAGTATCATCGATAATATAGAGAAAGTCATGATCGGAAAGAGGAATGTAGCGGAGCTGAGCATCGTTTCCCTGCTTGCCGGCGGGCATGTGTTGCTTGAGGACGTCCCAGGTGTAGGGAAGACGATGATGGTCCGGGCGCTGGCGAAATCGGTGGGGGCGAGCTTCAAGCGTATCCAGTTCACGCCGGACCTGCTCCCGTCAGATGTTATCGGGGTGTCGATTTACAACCCGAAGGAAATGGAGTTTACGTTCAGACCGGGGCCGATCATGGGGAATATCATCCTTGCCGATGAAATCAACCGTACATCGCCGAAGACTCAATCTGCCCTGCTTGAAGGGATGGAAGAGAGCAGCGTGACGATTGATGGGGAGACCCGGAGTCTGGATAAACCCTTTTTCGTGATGGCGACCCAGAACCCGATTGAGTATGAAGGGACTTATCCGCTGCCGGAAGCCCAGCTTGACCGTTTTCTGTTGAAGATGAAAATGGGCTATCCTGAACCGGAGGAAGAGATGGAAGTCCTGCACCGTGCACAACGGACGCCTCCGATTGATGAATTGGAGCCGGTGATGACCCTGGAAGAGTTGAGATATATCCAGGGAGATGTGAGGGAAGTGCTGGTGGATGACACCATTAAGAAATATATTGTGGAAATTGCGACCCGTACGAGAATGCATGCGAATGTGTACCTTGGCGCAAGTCCCCGTGGATCGATCGCATTGATGAAGGCTTGTCAGGCGTATGCCTATTTAAGGGGAAGGGACTATGTCGTTCCCGATGACGTGCAATATCTGGCGCCGTTTGTGTTTTCCCACCGGATTATTATGAAATCCGAGGCGAGGTATGAAGGGATCACGCCGGAGGAAGTTGTGGAAAGAGTGATGGCAAGAATCCCGGTACCGGTACAAAGGCTTGTGAGATAGGATGAAGAAGACATTACAATACCTTAAGCCGCTGGGGAAATTTCTGCTGCTCCTTTTCTTGATCGGCATCACCTTTTCGTTCGCGATGTTCCAAGGCGGGTTTGTGAGCTGGTTCTTGTTCTACAGCTTTATGCCATTCGCTCTTTATTCGTTGTTTGTATTCCTGTACCCCCTGTCGGCGTTCTATGTTGAACGGAGCTTTGAAGCCAATGAGTTCAAGGCGGGGGATGAGCTGAAGGTGACCGTCACCCTTTCGAGGAAGATTCCGTTTCCGTTGTTCTACATGGTGATGGAGGATGTGGTCACCGATTCCATGTTTCATCATTCCGGTTTTCAGAAGGCGAAGGCGATGATTCATCCGGGATTCAGGAAACGGATCACGCTGACGTATATCGTTGACGAGCTGCCCCGGGGAGAGCACATATTCTCTGCAGTTCGCTTC
The nucleotide sequence above comes from Bacillus sp. KH172YL63. Encoded proteins:
- a CDS encoding vWA domain-containing protein, which gives rise to MKKLFTLLISCSLIGMVGCSGEEITKKDPKETSSEEAKKPKGKEEVDFPEAPTDPEEIVKQPYGEKMQDVVMKVKSGDEADIDKVEDIMKDFPAEGLSVEEMFNGVVNWFALDYSEPYQALKNYEPDFGKYDIEKKNDKRKNVVILIDSSGSMAAKVSGGQKMELAKEAVSKFAAGFPEDATISLRVYGHKGTGADEDKKTSCSSDELVYEPNAYDQSSFEKALTQFKPSGWTPLGASLKSSYEELRFERPSQYYWI
- a CDS encoding nicotinate phosphoribosyltransferase; translated protein: MTNYADDSLALHTDLYQINMTKAYWDDDFHNRKAVFEVFFRKLPFGNGYAVFAGLERIIEYVKNFHFSESDIEYLRELGYEEAFLAYLADLRFTGTIRSMKEGEIAFGNVPLVRVEAPLAQAQLLETAILNIVNYQTLIATKANRIKQVVQDEVVMEFGTRRAHELDAAIWGTRAAYIGGFDATSNVRAGKLFGMPVSGTHAHSMVQAYRDEYQAFHKYAESHRDCVFLVDTYDTLKSGVPTAIQVAKELGDKINFKGIRLDSGDMAYQSKKARKMLDEAGFTETKIIASNDLDEYTILNLKAQGAKIDVWGVGTKLITAYDQPALGAVYKLVSIENEAGEMEDTIKISSNAEKVSTPGMKKVYRIVNTVNHKSEGEYIALEHEEPQRQERLKMFHPVHTYISKFVTNFEARELHVDVFKEGKLVFEAPPLEEMRSFVNENLGLLWDEYKRSMNPEEYPVDLSEECWNNKMNLIQQVNAEVKEKHSGNW
- the nadE gene encoding ammonia-dependent NAD(+) synthetase, which gives rise to MDSLQKQIVEEMMVSPEINPQEEIRRSVDFMKAYLKKHSFMKSLVLGISGGQDSTLLGKLAQTAIDELNKETGSSDYAFYAVRLPYGEQGDAQDAIDAVEFINPTVSLTVNIQPAVDASVETLSKSGIELSDFVKGNEKARERMKVQFAIAAMKNGVVLGTDHSAEAVTGFYTKYGDGAADLVPLFRLNKRQGKQLLMELGCPEHLYNKKPTADLEEDRPQLPDEEALGVTYDQLDDYLEGKEVPADVGKTIEGHYLKTQHKRHLPVTVFDDFWK
- a CDS encoding AAA family ATPase, giving the protein MSHEMVNPKLQSIIDNIEKVMIGKRNVAELSIVSLLAGGHVLLEDVPGVGKTMMVRALAKSVGASFKRIQFTPDLLPSDVIGVSIYNPKEMEFTFRPGPIMGNIILADEINRTSPKTQSALLEGMEESSVTIDGETRSLDKPFFVMATQNPIEYEGTYPLPEAQLDRFLLKMKMGYPEPEEEMEVLHRAQRTPPIDELEPVMTLEELRYIQGDVREVLVDDTIKKYIVEIATRTRMHANVYLGASPRGSIALMKACQAYAYLRGRDYVVPDDVQYLAPFVFSHRIIMKSEARYEGITPEEVVERVMARIPVPVQRLVR